Proteins from one Lachnospiraceae bacterium KGMB03038 genomic window:
- the ltrA gene encoding group II intron reverse transcriptase/maturase, which yields MPKKSKNLCVDDLRHAEYYGMQPVFDELYRRSLDGDNFTDLMDIILSRDNILLAYRNIKANGGSYTAGTDNRNISDIGCLPPETVVEKVRFIVTGSQHGYRPKPVRRKDIPKPNGKTRPLGIPCIWDRLIQQCIKQVMEPICEAKFSDNSYGFRPNRSVEHAMQRTYTMLQRMNLHYVIEFDIKGFFDNVNHSKLVRQIWALGIHDKQLIFIIKRILKAPIRMPDGTTLIPDKGTPQGGIISPLLANIVLNELDNWVESQWQNHPLVKEYGYERKIRNSITFDRSKAFLKMRKTGLKEMYIVRYADDFRIFCRNKEDALRTKEAVTAWITERLRLEVSPEKTRIVNVRKRYSEFLGFKIRVRPKSGRYAVQSHICDKKLELERQKLVEQAKRIARPSKGKRPLDEIRLFNSMVLGIQNYFQLATCISIDCRKIHRQVMTVLTNRLNTETGCKLVREGGAMTESEKERFGKSAMVRYVSGIDQPIYPIAYIKNKIPMAKKTAVCSYTADGRTLIHTNLSLNSFVLAGLRNQPSMGRSTELTDSRISLFSAQRGKCALSGELFENAADIVCWLKTPAEFGGRERYQNMILFHRRFLLLLQRRPMNELKAIAYALKTTKELMLKVNSLRERAGLSAIE from the coding sequence ATGCCAAAGAAAAGCAAAAATCTATGTGTAGACGATTTACGGCACGCCGAGTATTACGGTATGCAGCCAGTTTTTGACGAACTCTATCGCCGAAGTCTGGACGGAGACAACTTTACCGACCTTATGGATATAATCCTAAGCCGGGATAACATTCTTCTGGCATATCGGAACATCAAAGCAAACGGAGGAAGCTACACAGCAGGAACAGACAACAGAAACATCAGTGACATCGGGTGTTTACCGCCCGAAACAGTTGTGGAGAAAGTGAGGTTTATTGTCACAGGAAGTCAGCACGGATACCGACCAAAACCGGTCAGGCGTAAAGACATTCCGAAGCCAAACGGCAAGACCCGCCCGTTGGGTATTCCTTGTATCTGGGACAGGCTGATACAGCAATGTATCAAGCAGGTCATGGAGCCTATCTGCGAAGCGAAATTCAGCGACAATAGCTACGGCTTTCGCCCGAACCGCTCCGTAGAACACGCCATGCAGAGAACCTATACCATGCTCCAGCGAATGAATCTGCATTATGTGATTGAGTTTGATATAAAGGGCTTTTTCGATAATGTAAATCACAGTAAGCTGGTGCGGCAGATATGGGCTTTGGGAATACACGACAAACAGTTGATTTTTATTATCAAGCGGATTCTGAAAGCACCGATTAGAATGCCAGACGGCACTACCCTCATTCCAGACAAAGGCACACCGCAAGGTGGTATCATTTCACCGCTACTTGCGAATATCGTGCTGAATGAACTGGATAACTGGGTAGAGAGCCAATGGCAGAACCACCCTCTTGTAAAGGAATACGGGTATGAGAGAAAAATCAGAAACTCGATTACTTTTGACCGGAGTAAGGCATTTCTCAAAATGAGGAAAACGGGACTGAAAGAAATGTACATCGTGAGATATGCAGATGATTTCAGAATCTTCTGTCGGAATAAAGAGGACGCTTTGAGAACAAAAGAAGCTGTAACAGCGTGGATAACTGAGAGGCTAAGGCTTGAAGTATCGCCAGAGAAAACAAGGATAGTCAATGTCAGAAAACGCTATTCAGAGTTTCTCGGATTCAAGATACGGGTCAGACCAAAAAGCGGTAGGTACGCTGTGCAATCTCATATCTGTGACAAAAAGTTGGAACTGGAAAGGCAAAAGCTGGTGGAACAAGCGAAGCGGATTGCCAGACCGTCCAAAGGAAAAAGACCTTTAGACGAGATAAGGCTGTTCAATTCAATGGTTCTGGGAATACAGAATTATTTCCAGCTCGCTACCTGTATCAGTATTGATTGCAGAAAAATCCACAGGCAGGTCATGACAGTTTTAACCAACCGGCTCAATACAGAAACCGGGTGCAAACTTGTTCGAGAAGGCGGTGCAATGACCGAGAGCGAAAAGGAGCGGTTCGGTAAGTCGGCAATGGTGCGGTATGTATCAGGAATCGACCAACCTATCTACCCTATCGCATATATCAAGAACAAGATACCGATGGCAAAGAAAACAGCGGTATGCAGTTATACGGCCGACGGACGGACATTGATACACACAAACCTAAGCCTGAACTCATTTGTTCTGGCGGGTTTGAGAAATCAACCGTCTATGGGTCGAAGCACAGAACTCACAGACAGCAGGATTTCATTATTCTCTGCTCAACGTGGAAAATGTGCGCTAAGTGGAGAACTCTTTGAAAATGCGGCTGACATTGTATGCTGGCTGAAAACTCCGGCAGAATTTGGCGGCAGGGAACGCTATCAAAACATGATTTTGTTCCACAGGAGATTCCTTCTGCTTCTGCAAAGACGCCCGATGAATGAGCTGAAAGCGATAGCTTATGCTCTCAAAACAACAAAGGAACTGATGTTAAAAGTGAACAGTCTGCGTGAGCGGGCTGGTTTGTCCGCAATAGAATAA
- a CDS encoding type IV secretory system conjugative DNA transfer family protein, whose product MKPELKKLLILNAPYLLFVYLFDKIGQAVRLSPGADLSGKVLSLADGFSAAFANPLPSLAPMDLLIGIVGAVLIRLIVYVKGKNAKKYRKGIEYGSARWGNAEDIKPYTDPVFQNNVLLTQTERLTMNSRPKQPKYARNKNILVIGGSGSGKTRFFVKPNLMQMHSSYVVTDPKGTVLVECGKLLQRGGYRIKVLNTINFKKSMKYNPFAYLRSEKDILKLVNTLIANTKGDGEKAGEDFWISATRSQAVKSLRTGNGFPLFGELIV is encoded by the coding sequence ATGAAGCCGGAACTTAAAAAGCTGCTTATCCTAAATGCCCCCTATCTGCTCTTTGTCTATCTCTTTGACAAAATCGGACAGGCGGTGCGGCTCTCTCCGGGGGCTGACCTGTCCGGCAAGGTGCTTTCCCTTGCAGACGGCTTTTCCGCTGCCTTTGCAAACCCGCTTCCGAGCCTTGCACCTATGGATTTGCTTATCGGTATTGTAGGGGCTGTCCTTATCCGGCTGATTGTCTATGTAAAAGGCAAGAATGCGAAGAAATACCGGAAAGGTATCGAATACGGCTCTGCCCGTTGGGGCAACGCCGAAGATATAAAGCCCTACACCGACCCGGTATTTCAAAATAACGTGCTGCTCACACAGACGGAACGGCTTACCATGAACAGCCGCCCAAAGCAGCCAAAGTATGCAAGGAATAAAAATATCCTTGTTATCGGGGGAAGCGGCAGCGGCAAGACGAGATTTTTCGTAAAGCCCAACCTTATGCAAATGCACTCAAGCTACGTTGTAACCGACCCGAAAGGAACGGTTTTAGTCGAGTGCGGGAAGCTCTTACAGCGGGGCGGGTATCGGATAAAGGTGCTGAACACGATAAACTTCAAAAAAAGCATGAAATACAATCCCTTTGCCTATCTCCGCAGCGAAAAAGACATTTTGAAACTGGTAAATACTTTGATTGCCAACACCAAAGGGGACGGGGAAAAAGCAGGGGAAGATTTTTGGATAAGTGCGACTCGTTCGCAGGCGGTAAAAAGTCTGCGCACGGGCAACGGTTTTCCGTTGTTCGGAGAACTGATAGTTTGA
- a CDS encoding PcfB family protein: MQEETNEKTIALYIKTGKLTAQQLQKAMKALLAQMKKQHDKQKIPHGKQTLKQLMKQNAGVSNIEITKDNIKAFESTAKKYGIDFALKKDSTETPPRYLVFFKGRDADALTAAFKEFSAKKLTQEQKPSIRKLIVSLKEKAAALNAQREKVKKKDREVSL, encoded by the coding sequence TTGCAGGAGGAAACCAACGAAAAGACCATAGCCCTTTACATCAAGACCGGAAAGCTGACCGCGCAGCAGCTCCAAAAGGCTATGAAAGCCCTGCTTGCACAGATGAAAAAGCAGCATGACAAACAGAAAATCCCGCATGGCAAGCAGACCCTAAAGCAGCTTATGAAGCAGAACGCGGGCGTTTCCAACATTGAAATCACAAAGGACAATATCAAAGCCTTTGAGAGTACGGCGAAAAAATACGGGATTGACTTTGCCTTAAAGAAAGACAGCACCGAAACCCCGCCCCGCTATCTTGTGTTTTTTAAGGGACGGGACGCGGACGCACTGACCGCAGCTTTCAAGGAGTTTTCCGCAAAGAAGCTGACGCAGGAACAAAAGCCCTCTATCCGCAAGCTGATTGTTTCCCTCAAAGAAAAGGCGGCGGCTCTGAACGCACAGAGGGAAAAAGTGAAGAAAAAGGACAGGGAGGTATCGCTATGA
- a CDS encoding helix-turn-helix domain-containing protein yields the protein MAVFRVEKNKGYTVMSNHHLRNKELSLKAKGLLSQMLSLPEDWDYTLAGLSLINRESIDAIRTAVWELEKAGYITRRQGRDEKGKMTAIEYTIYEQPQPPALDCPVLENPTADKPILENPTPDNPTSENPTQLNKEIQKTNLPKKEKLNTDISSTHSIPFHSLNPSPLEDAAQLPERKRKEATDAYSVYEEIIKDNIEYDYLIQDRYLDRDRIEEILALILETVCTKRRTIRIAGDDHPAELVKAKFMKLNSEHIRFVLDCMQENTTKIRNIKQYMKAALFNAPSTIGSYYTSLVSHDMYGGRTIQSARSKGIPDYTCNEGESL from the coding sequence ATGGCAGTTTTCCGCGTGGAAAAGAACAAAGGTTATACGGTTATGAGCAACCACCATTTACGCAACAAGGAACTTTCCCTAAAGGCAAAGGGCTTGTTGTCGCAAATGCTCTCACTTCCCGAAGATTGGGACTACACCCTTGCAGGGCTGTCCCTTATCAACCGGGAAAGTATCGACGCTATCCGCACCGCTGTATGGGAGCTTGAAAAAGCCGGATATATCACAAGGCGGCAGGGACGCGACGAGAAAGGCAAAATGACCGCTATTGAGTACACCATTTACGAACAGCCACAGCCCCCGGCATTGGATTGTCCGGTATTGGAAAATCCAACAGCGGATAAGCCGATATTGGAAAATCCGACACCGGATAACCCGACGTCGGAAAATCCAACGCAATTAAATAAAGAGATACAAAAAACTAACTTACCAAAAAAAGAAAAATTAAATACAGATATATCAAGTACCCATTCCATTCCTTTCCATTCCCTAAATCCCTCTCCCTTAGAGGACGCGGCACAGCTGCCGGAACGGAAGCGAAAGGAAGCGACAGACGCATACAGCGTGTATGAGGAAATCATCAAGGACAATATCGAGTACGACTATCTGATACAGGACAGATACCTTGACCGGGACAGGATAGAGGAAATCCTTGCCCTTATTCTTGAAACCGTCTGCACCAAACGAAGAACAATCCGTATCGCCGGGGACGACCACCCGGCAGAGCTTGTAAAAGCAAAATTTATGAAACTGAACAGCGAACATATCCGCTTTGTACTGGACTGTATGCAGGAAAACACCACCAAAATCCGCAACATCAAGCAGTACATGAAAGCTGCCCTTTTCAATGCTCCGTCTACGATTGGCAGCTATTACACGTCCCTTGTATCTCACGATATGTACGGCGGGCGCACTATCCAGTCGGCAAGAAGCAAGGGCATACCCGATTACACCTGCAACGAGGGCGAAAGCCTGTAA